From a region of the Deltaproteobacteria bacterium genome:
- a CDS encoding acyl-CoA synthetase, which translates to MADLGFWNQAQANPERLALVEPNERKLTAGELLAACNRLVHGLRARGLKSGDCIATVLPNGAPMVELYLAAAQAGWYLVPINHHLTAAEIAYIVQDSEAKVFVGSERFAGACQGAAAELNFPAQMRFAAGVISGFCPFEEIKAGQPATLPAERSAGQVMNYTSGTTGRPKGVRRPLHPFDPDSMFATVAMFLGMFGIQAESDNVHLTGSPLYHTAVLMFAASSLHLGHGIVLMDKWTPESCLQMIQKYRVTTTHMVPTQFHRLLALPDEAKKRYDVSSLRHVIHAAAPCPVDIKRRMLEWWGNTIYEYYAASEGGGTLVTPEEWLQYPGTVGRAWPMSAIKVFDEAGNECPTGTPGTVYMALGMADFEYHKDKEKTAANRRNGFFTVGDIGYLNEDGYLFLCDRKIDMIISGGVNIYPAEVESVLLSHPKVADAAVFGVPNEDWGEEVKAVIEPAPGLSPSPALAQEIIDFCLERTAKYKCPKSIDFTDAMPRDPNGKLYKRKLRDPYWKGRERAI; encoded by the coding sequence ATGGCAGATTTAGGTTTTTGGAATCAGGCGCAGGCGAACCCCGAGCGCCTGGCGCTGGTCGAGCCGAACGAGCGTAAGCTGACCGCGGGAGAGCTGCTAGCCGCCTGCAACCGCTTGGTACACGGGCTGCGTGCGCGCGGGCTCAAGTCGGGCGATTGCATCGCGACGGTCCTGCCCAACGGCGCGCCCATGGTCGAGCTGTATCTGGCCGCCGCCCAAGCGGGCTGGTACCTGGTGCCGATCAATCACCACCTCACCGCGGCCGAGATCGCTTACATCGTGCAAGACTCCGAAGCCAAGGTGTTCGTCGGCTCCGAGCGCTTCGCCGGCGCCTGCCAAGGCGCGGCCGCCGAGTTGAATTTTCCCGCCCAGATGCGCTTCGCCGCCGGCGTGATATCCGGGTTCTGCCCGTTCGAGGAGATCAAGGCCGGGCAGCCGGCGACGCTGCCGGCCGAACGCAGCGCCGGCCAGGTGATGAACTACACCTCCGGCACCACCGGGCGGCCCAAGGGCGTGCGCCGGCCTTTACACCCGTTCGACCCCGACAGCATGTTTGCGACGGTGGCGATGTTTTTGGGGATGTTCGGCATCCAGGCGGAATCGGACAACGTCCACCTGACCGGTTCGCCGCTCTACCACACCGCCGTGCTCATGTTTGCTGCCTCCTCCCTACACCTCGGGCATGGGATCGTACTGATGGACAAGTGGACGCCGGAGAGCTGTCTGCAGATGATCCAGAAGTATCGGGTGACAACGACTCACATGGTGCCAACTCAGTTTCACAGGCTGTTGGCGCTGCCCGACGAGGCCAAGAAGCGCTACGACGTCTCCTCGCTGCGCCACGTCATCCACGCCGCCGCTCCCTGCCCGGTCGACATCAAGCGGCGCATGCTCGAATGGTGGGGCAACACGATTTACGAATACTACGCCGCCAGCGAAGGCGGCGGCACGCTGGTCACGCCGGAAGAGTGGCTGCAGTATCCCGGCACCGTCGGGCGCGCCTGGCCGATGTCGGCGATCAAGGTGTTCGACGAGGCCGGCAACGAATGCCCGACGGGCACCCCCGGCACCGTTTACATGGCGCTCGGCATGGCCGATTTCGAGTACCACAAGGACAAGGAAAAGACCGCGGCCAACCGCCGCAACGGCTTCTTCACTGTCGGTGATATAGGCTACCTGAATGAGGACGGCTACCTGTTCCTGTGCGACCGCAAGATCGACATGATCATCTCCGGCGGCGTCAACATCTACCCGGCGGAAGTGGAGTCGGTGTTGCTGAGCCATCCCAAGGTGGCCGATGCCGCCGTCTTCGGCGTTCCCAACGAGGACTGGGGCGAGGAGGTCAAGGCGGTGATCGAGCCGGCGCCGGGTCTTAGCCCCTCGCCGGCGCTGGCGCAGGAGATCATCGACTTCTGCTTGGAGCGGACGGCGAAGTACAAGTGCCCGAAGTCGATCGACTTCACCGACGCCATGCCGCGTGATCCCAACGGCAAACTGTACAAGCGCAAGCTGCGCGACCCGTACTGGAAGGGGCGCGAGCGCGCGATCTAA